The following coding sequences lie in one Cyanobacterium sp. Dongsha4 genomic window:
- a CDS encoding RNA-guided endonuclease TnpB family protein, with protein MLKIVKVRLYPTNQQKESLESAFGSCRWLWNRFLALTNETYKQTGKGLSRYDLQKQLPSLKKEYEWLTETYSQCLQVVCLNLSRSFINFFEKRSSFPRFKSKHGKQALSYPQNVKIKGDIITFPKLGEIYAKVHRPIDGEIKTVTISKNKAEQYYASILFENGKEQPLPNTEGKAIGLDMGIKHFCVTSDGSKFDNPRWLEKHERNLKNKQKDLSRKRKGSNNRNKARIKVAKVHNKISRCREDFQHKLSRRIVNENQVVVCENLNIKGMVKNHCLAKSIQQVGWGQFQTMLKYKCEQEGKIYIEIDRFFPSSKTCNHCLNVVDSLPLDIRQWECPRCKEKHDRDINASKNIRDEGLRILASGTGVSAYCPDVRRDSRGRKKSTITHSVG; from the coding sequence ATGCTAAAAATAGTCAAAGTTCGCTTGTATCCAACAAATCAGCAGAAAGAGTCGTTAGAATCAGCTTTTGGCTCGTGCAGATGGCTTTGGAATAGGTTTTTAGCCTTGACTAACGAAACATACAAGCAAACAGGTAAAGGATTATCCCGTTATGATTTACAAAAACAATTACCTTCTCTCAAGAAAGAATATGAATGGCTAACAGAGACTTATTCCCAATGTTTACAGGTGGTATGTCTCAATCTAAGTCGTTCTTTTATCAACTTCTTTGAGAAACGAAGCTCCTTTCCTAGATTCAAGTCTAAGCATGGGAAACAAGCTCTTAGCTATCCTCAAAATGTCAAAATCAAAGGGGACATAATTACTTTTCCTAAGTTGGGAGAGATTTATGCTAAAGTTCATCGCCCTATTGACGGTGAGATCAAGACTGTAACTATCTCTAAAAATAAAGCAGAGCAGTATTATGCGTCTATTTTATTTGAAAATGGAAAGGAACAACCATTACCAAATACAGAAGGTAAAGCAATCGGCTTGGATATGGGAATAAAACATTTTTGTGTAACCAGTGATGGTTCTAAGTTTGATAACCCTAGATGGTTAGAAAAACATGAACGTAATCTAAAGAATAAACAGAAAGATTTATCTCGTAAACGGAAAGGTTCAAATAACCGAAATAAAGCCAGAATCAAGGTAGCAAAAGTTCATAATAAAATATCTCGGTGTCGGGAAGATTTTCAGCATAAACTATCACGCAGGATAGTAAACGAGAATCAAGTTGTGGTATGCGAAAATCTAAACATCAAAGGGATGGTAAAAAATCATTGTCTAGCTAAGTCAATACAACAAGTAGGTTGGGGGCAATTTCAGACAATGCTCAAATACAAGTGTGAACAAGAAGGTAAGATTTATATTGAGATAGATAGATTTTTTCCTAGTTCTAAAACTTGTAATCATTGTTTGAATGTAGTTGATAGCTTACCGTTAGATATTAGACAATGGGAGTGTCCTAGATGTAAAGAAAAACACGATAGAGATATAAACGCATCAAAAAATATCAGAGATGAAGGACTGCGAATTTTGGCTTCAGGAACTGGAGTTTCAGCTTACTGCCCAGATGTAAGACGAGATAGCAGAGGACGCAAGAAATCTACTATAACGCATTCTGTTGGGTAA